In Flavobacterium sp. CS20, a single window of DNA contains:
- a CDS encoding M28 family peptidase yields the protein MKTLLKLAVFIFVSNIYAQQSQKIYNIIDSVSAEHIEKDIRKLAGFGTRNTFSDTLSETRGIGAARRWIKAEFDKISKECNGCLEVFYHRTMVTTDMGKRVPKDAEVVNVVAILRGTQNRNSFVMMSGDIDSRASDTQDFTTDAPGANDNASGMAGTIEAARVLSQYKFKNSIAFVGLSGEEQGLFGGQFLAKYAQDNNWNIIGVFNNDMIGNIQGIDGVIDNRSFRIFSEAHNPTETERERIMKRYYGGEVDGKSRQLARYIHKTVKTYMPEMNPMMIYRLDRFGRGGYHKPFNDIGFAGIRIMEAHENYIWQHQDVRVENGIEYGDVVKHVNFDYAKKLTAVNAINLASLGWAPLQPENVEIGGAVQPSTTLKWKKSEDTNVKGYKIYWRETTSPIWQYSRYVGDVNEFTLKNIVIDNYLFGVATVGKNGFESVVSFPSGILR from the coding sequence ATGAAAACCCTTTTAAAATTAGCTGTTTTTATTTTCGTATCTAATATTTATGCTCAACAAAGTCAAAAAATATACAATATCATAGACAGTGTTTCAGCTGAACATATAGAAAAAGACATTCGAAAATTAGCAGGATTTGGAACAAGAAATACCTTTAGTGATACATTGAGCGAAACCCGCGGTATTGGTGCGGCAAGACGATGGATAAAAGCAGAATTTGATAAAATTTCAAAAGAATGTAATGGTTGTTTAGAAGTGTTTTATCACCGCACAATGGTTACTACCGACATGGGAAAACGTGTGCCAAAAGATGCTGAAGTTGTCAATGTGGTGGCTATTTTGAGAGGAACTCAAAATCGAAATTCGTTTGTGATGATGAGTGGCGATATAGATTCCAGAGCGTCTGATACTCAAGATTTCACAACCGATGCACCAGGTGCTAATGACAATGCAAGTGGAATGGCAGGCACAATTGAAGCGGCTCGCGTTTTGTCTCAATATAAATTCAAAAACAGCATAGCTTTTGTTGGACTAAGCGGAGAGGAACAAGGTCTTTTTGGTGGACAATTTTTGGCTAAATATGCTCAAGATAATAATTGGAACATCATTGGTGTTTTTAACAATGACATGATAGGCAATATTCAAGGTATTGATGGCGTGATTGATAACCGTAGTTTTAGAATTTTTAGCGAAGCCCATAATCCCACAGAAACAGAACGAGAGAGAATTATGAAACGTTATTATGGTGGTGAAGTCGATGGTAAATCTCGTCAATTGGCCAGATATATTCACAAAACCGTCAAAACTTATATGCCAGAAATGAACCCAATGATGATTTATAGATTAGATCGTTTTGGTCGTGGTGGCTATCATAAACCTTTTAACGACATAGGTTTTGCTGGCATTAGAATTATGGAAGCTCATGAAAATTATATTTGGCAACATCAAGATGTTCGTGTTGAAAACGGGATAGAATATGGCGATGTTGTTAAGCATGTCAATTTTGATTATGCTAAAAAACTTACGGCAGTCAATGCCATTAATTTGGCAAGTTTAGGTTGGGCACCATTACAACCTGAAAATGTAGAAATCGGTGGAGCTGTTCAGCCATCTACAACATTAAAGTGGAAAAAATCTGAAGACACAAATGTGAAAGGCTATAAAATTTATTGGCGTGAAACCACTTCACCAATTTGGCAATACAGTCGTTATGTTGGTGATGTCAACGAGTTTACACTAAAAAATATTGTTATTGATAATTATTTGTTCGGTGTTGCTACTGTTGGCAAAAACGGCTTTGAAAGTGTGGTTTCGTTTCCTTCTGGCATATTGAGATAA
- a CDS encoding M1 family metallopeptidase → MIRLYFIGFLLCFSSIIAQNKNFDIRQISAEIQPNLNTQSVSGKITFSFNVAKETDSIFLDAKNMSAQLINSNAEVLLNISTDKIWFVGNFKPDKIYNINFSYQAKPKQTLYFVGFEDDTKSNDQIFTQGQGKYTSHWLPSIDDMNDKIEFDLSLIIPKHYGALANGKLIEQWRENDSLSRWSYDMQKSMSSYLVAISVGDYIRKINQSASGVELHQYLLKKDSLLLEPTYRHTKEIFDYFENKIGVKYPWQNYKQVPVRDFLYAGMENTSLTIFSDAFVVDSIGYFDRNYVNVNAHELAHQWFGNLITETNSEHHWLHEGFATYYALLAEQQIFGDNYFYHKLYEYAESLKTASDNGQGEKLLKPNASSLTYYQKGAWAIFMLNQIVGEEIFDQAVQNFLNKYAFQNVTTDNFMNEVKALTNIDLSDFEQQWFKQSAFQAKQALARLETSLFIPKYFELIVKRPLSINNKIEAIETALEFPLNIYIAQEAVYQLANAPANDKVIQLYKKAFNTSDLWVRQAISESLTQIPLALKTEYESLLEDQSYQTRENAFLNLWMNFPEDRKRYLTQMQNQEGFRDKNLKQLWLTLNLATPEFQADKTSQTYQDLEQYTSPKYRFQIREHAFGYLYQIDTFSDQTIINLLDGCFHHTWRFRDFCRKLFKTLLKNPTYKTQIDNLKPRLDTKTITYLNKIL, encoded by the coding sequence ATGATTAGACTGTATTTCATAGGATTTTTACTTTGTTTTTCTTCAATAATAGCTCAAAACAAAAATTTTGATATCCGACAAATTTCAGCCGAAATTCAACCAAATCTTAATACCCAAAGTGTTTCAGGCAAAATAACATTCAGTTTTAATGTCGCTAAAGAGACCGATTCAATTTTTTTAGATGCTAAAAATATGTCAGCTCAATTGATAAATTCAAACGCTGAAGTGTTACTAAATATTTCTACTGATAAAATTTGGTTTGTAGGCAATTTTAAACCTGATAAAATTTACAACATCAATTTTAGCTATCAAGCCAAACCCAAACAAACACTATATTTTGTTGGTTTTGAAGACGACACAAAATCAAACGATCAAATTTTTACCCAAGGTCAAGGCAAATACACCTCACATTGGCTACCGAGTATTGATGATATGAATGACAAAATTGAATTTGATCTTTCACTCATTATCCCAAAACACTACGGTGCTTTAGCTAATGGCAAACTCATAGAGCAATGGAGAGAAAACGATAGTTTAAGCCGTTGGTCTTATGATATGCAAAAGTCTATGAGCAGTTATTTGGTTGCCATAAGTGTTGGTGATTATATCAGAAAAATCAATCAATCAGCTTCTGGAGTTGAGCTACATCAATATTTGCTAAAAAAAGATTCTCTTTTATTAGAACCAACTTATAGACATACCAAAGAAATATTTGATTATTTTGAAAACAAGATTGGTGTGAAATATCCTTGGCAAAATTACAAACAAGTTCCTGTAAGAGATTTTTTATATGCCGGTATGGAAAACACTTCGTTGACCATTTTTTCTGATGCTTTTGTGGTTGATAGCATCGGATATTTTGATAGAAATTATGTCAATGTCAACGCCCATGAATTAGCTCATCAATGGTTTGGCAATTTAATTACAGAAACAAATTCAGAACATCATTGGCTTCATGAAGGTTTTGCGACTTACTACGCACTTTTAGCTGAACAACAGATATTTGGCGACAATTATTTTTACCACAAACTTTATGAATATGCTGAATCTCTAAAAACTGCAAGTGACAATGGCCAAGGCGAAAAACTACTGAAACCCAATGCCAGCTCATTAACCTATTACCAAAAAGGTGCTTGGGCGATATTTATGCTCAATCAAATTGTAGGCGAAGAGATTTTTGACCAAGCGGTGCAGAATTTCTTAAATAAATATGCATTTCAAAACGTCACTACTGATAATTTTATGAACGAAGTCAAGGCATTAACCAATATTGATTTGTCAGACTTTGAACAGCAATGGTTTAAACAGTCCGCTTTTCAAGCAAAACAAGCTTTAGCGAGACTTGAAACTTCATTATTTATTCCTAAATATTTTGAATTGATTGTCAAACGACCTTTGAGTATAAATAATAAAATAGAAGCCATTGAAACTGCTTTAGAATTTCCTCTCAATATTTACATCGCTCAAGAAGCTGTCTATCAATTAGCCAACGCACCTGCTAATGATAAAGTGATACAGCTTTACAAAAAGGCTTTCAACACAAGTGACCTTTGGGTCAGGCAAGCCATATCTGAAAGTTTGACTCAAATACCTTTAGCATTAAAAACAGAATACGAAAGTTTACTTGAAGACCAATCATACCAAACCCGTGAAAATGCCTTTTTAAATCTTTGGATGAATTTTCCTGAAGACCGAAAACGATATTTAACACAAATGCAAAACCAAGAAGGGTTTCGAGATAAAAACTTGAAACAACTCTGGCTTACGCTCAATTTGGCAACGCCCGAATTTCAAGCTGACAAAACATCACAAACCTATCAAGACTTAGAACAATACACATCACCAAAATACAGATTTCAGATTCGGGAACACGCCTTTGGTTATCTCTATCAAATCGATACATTTTCAGACCAAACTATCATTAATTTATTAGACGGCTGTTTTCATCACACTTGGCGTTTTAGAGATTTTTGTAGAAAATTGTTTAAAACTTTACTCAAAAATCCGACTTATAAAACACAAATCGATAACTTAAAACCAAGATTAGATACTAAAACAATCACTTATCTAAATAAAATATTATGA
- a CDS encoding patatin family protein → MRALVISGGGSKGAFAGGVAEYLIDVVQHDYKLFVGSSTGSLLISQLALGDTQKVKQIYTNVCQSDIFSLNPFITRKKDNREFVTINYLNTVIQFIKRKRTFGESKNLRKTILKHFSKSEFEQARCCGKDVVVTVSNLTKNKIEYKSIHDFNYEDFVDWIWMSSNFVPFMSLASKNGSDYADGGFGSMVPIREAVRRGATEIDAIILEAENMEHNKILGKNPFSLLMNLFGFMLDQVEKHDVREGKLASIQRQVKLNLYYTPIQLTENSLIFNKELMTQWWQDGFQYAKTKKAENKIIYDD, encoded by the coding sequence ATGAGAGCTTTAGTCATTTCTGGCGGTGGAAGCAAAGGTGCTTTTGCCGGCGGTGTAGCCGAATACCTTATTGATGTCGTTCAGCACGACTACAAACTTTTTGTAGGCTCATCTACGGGAAGCTTGTTGATATCGCAATTAGCACTCGGCGATACTCAAAAAGTCAAACAGATTTATACCAACGTCTGTCAATCGGATATTTTTAGTTTAAATCCATTTATAACACGAAAAAAAGACAACCGCGAGTTTGTTACCATTAACTATCTCAACACCGTAATACAGTTCATCAAGCGCAAACGCACCTTTGGAGAAAGTAAAAATCTGCGAAAAACCATTCTAAAACACTTCTCAAAATCAGAGTTTGAACAAGCACGCTGTTGTGGTAAAGATGTAGTGGTTACAGTATCTAACCTTACCAAAAACAAAATAGAATACAAATCTATACACGATTTTAATTATGAAGATTTTGTTGATTGGATTTGGATGTCGTCTAATTTTGTGCCATTTATGAGTTTAGCTTCCAAAAACGGTTCAGACTATGCCGATGGTGGTTTTGGTAGCATGGTGCCCATCAGGGAAGCCGTTCGTCGCGGTGCAACCGAAATTGATGCCATCATTCTCGAAGCCGAAAATATGGAGCACAACAAAATTTTGGGCAAAAACCCTTTTTCACTCCTAATGAATCTGTTTGGCTTTATGCTTGACCAAGTCGAAAAACACGATGTTCGCGAAGGTAAACTTGCCTCCATACAACGCCAAGTCAAGCTCAATTTGTATTACACGCCCATTCAGCTTACAGAAAATTCATTAATCTTCAACAAAGAGTTGATGACCCAATGGTGGCAAGACGGCTTTCAATATGCCAAAACTAAAAAAGCAGAAAACAAAATAATATATGATGATTAG
- a CDS encoding RNA polymerase sigma factor RpoD/SigA, with the protein MRQLKITKQVTNRETASLDKYLQEIGKVDLITAEEEVELAQRIKAGDDKALEKLTNANLRFVVSVAKQYQNQGLTLPDLINEGNLGLIKATKRFDETRGFKFISYAVWWIRQSILQALAEQSRVVRLPLNKIGTINKINKAYALLEQNNERPPSPEEIAKELDMSVNDVKESLKNSGRHQSLDAPLVEGEDSNLYDVLNFGESPNPDKQLLHESLQTEIERALETLTAREADVIRLYFGLNNQQPMTLEEIGQIFSLTRERVRQIKEKGVRRLKHTNRSRILKNYLG; encoded by the coding sequence ATGAGACAACTCAAAATCACCAAACAGGTTACCAATCGCGAAACTGCTTCTTTAGACAAATACCTTCAAGAAATCGGTAAAGTTGACTTAATTACAGCCGAAGAAGAAGTAGAATTGGCACAACGCATTAAAGCTGGCGACGATAAAGCTTTAGAAAAACTGACCAACGCTAATTTAAGATTTGTAGTTTCCGTAGCTAAACAATATCAAAATCAAGGTTTAACTTTACCAGACTTGATCAACGAAGGTAATCTTGGGTTGATAAAAGCGACAAAGCGTTTTGACGAAACCCGCGGTTTTAAGTTTATATCTTATGCCGTGTGGTGGATTAGGCAATCTATTTTACAAGCTTTAGCAGAACAATCTCGAGTTGTTAGATTGCCTCTTAATAAAATTGGCACAATTAATAAAATCAACAAAGCTTACGCACTTTTAGAACAAAACAACGAACGACCACCAAGTCCTGAGGAAATTGCTAAAGAATTGGATATGAGCGTGAACGATGTTAAAGAATCGCTTAAAAATTCTGGTCGCCATCAATCTTTGGATGCTCCTTTGGTTGAAGGTGAAGATTCTAATTTGTATGATGTTCTTAATTTTGGAGAATCGCCAAATCCTGATAAACAACTCCTTCACGAGTCGCTTCAAACGGAAATTGAACGTGCTTTAGAAACTTTAACGGCTAGAGAAGCAGATGTGATTCGCTTGTATTTTGGGTTAAACAATCAACAACCCATGACGCTTGAAGAAATTGGACAAATATTTAGTTTGACCCGCGAACGCGTGAGACAAATAAAAGAAAAAGGCGTAAGGCGACTAAAACATACCAATCGAAGCCGAATTCTTAAAAATTATTTGGGATAA